From Pseudonocardia autotrophica, one genomic window encodes:
- the hemW gene encoding radical SAM family heme chaperone HemW: protein MAHSEGVPPPFGIYVHVPFCATRCGYCDFNTYTASELAGDASSPDGWLDAARREIALAARTVGDRTVQTVFVGGGTPSLIGADRLSAVMAAVRSEFRVAAYCEVTTESNPESTSPEFFAGILDGGYTRVSLGMQSAARHVLAVLDRTHTPGRAVAAAREARAAGFGRVNLDLIYATPGETDDDLRRSADAVLDAGADHVSAYALIVEDGTALHRRVRRGELPAPDDDVAATRYELLDARLQAAGLHWYEVSNWSLPGAECRHNLGYWRDGDWWGVGPGAHSHLAGVRWWNVKHPARWAGKLAAGESPEGGREDLTADERYTERVMLRLRLAEGMALDQLDPAARSAAGRAADEGLLEPVGYAAGRAVLTDRGRLLADRVVTDLLLAQERDANHGVATGRPVLPGGA from the coding sequence GTGGCACACTCGGAAGGCGTGCCGCCCCCCTTCGGGATCTACGTCCACGTGCCGTTCTGCGCGACCCGCTGCGGCTACTGCGACTTCAACACCTACACCGCGTCCGAGCTGGCCGGTGACGCGTCCTCGCCGGACGGCTGGCTCGACGCCGCCCGCCGGGAGATCGCGCTGGCCGCGCGCACGGTCGGCGACCGCACCGTGCAGACGGTGTTCGTCGGCGGTGGCACGCCGTCGCTGATCGGGGCCGACCGGCTGTCCGCGGTGATGGCGGCCGTCCGGTCCGAGTTCCGGGTGGCCGCCTACTGCGAGGTCACCACCGAGTCCAATCCCGAGTCGACGTCCCCGGAGTTCTTCGCCGGGATCCTGGACGGCGGCTACACCCGGGTCTCGCTCGGGATGCAGTCCGCCGCCCGGCACGTGCTCGCCGTGCTCGACCGCACGCACACCCCCGGCCGCGCCGTCGCCGCCGCCCGCGAGGCCCGCGCCGCCGGGTTCGGCCGGGTCAACCTCGACCTCATCTACGCCACCCCCGGTGAGACCGACGACGACCTGCGGCGCTCCGCCGACGCCGTGCTGGACGCCGGTGCCGATCACGTCTCGGCCTACGCGCTGATCGTCGAGGACGGCACCGCGCTGCACCGCCGGGTCCGGCGCGGCGAACTGCCCGCTCCGGACGACGACGTCGCCGCGACCCGCTACGAGCTGCTCGACGCCCGGCTGCAGGCGGCCGGCCTGCACTGGTACGAGGTGTCGAACTGGTCGCTGCCGGGTGCCGAGTGCCGGCACAACCTCGGTTACTGGCGCGACGGCGACTGGTGGGGTGTCGGGCCGGGCGCCCACTCGCACCTGGCAGGGGTGCGCTGGTGGAACGTCAAGCACCCGGCGCGCTGGGCGGGAAAGCTCGCCGCCGGTGAGTCGCCCGAGGGCGGTCGTGAGGACCTCACCGCCGACGAGCGGTACACCGAGCGGGTCATGCTGCGGCTTCGGCTGGCCGAGGGGATGGCCCTCGATCAGCTCGATCCCGCCGCGCGGAGCGCCGCGGGGCGGGCCGCCGACGAGGGGCTGCTGGAGCCGGTCGGATACGCGGCCGGCCGGGCCGTGCTGACCGATCGGGGGCGTCTGCTGGCCGACCGGGTGGTGACCGACCTCCTGCTCGCACAGGAACGCGACGCTAATCACGGGGTGGCGACGGGACGGCCCGTGCTGCCCGGCGGCGCCTAG
- the hrcA gene encoding heat-inducible transcriptional repressor HrcA, with product MNADERRFAVLRAIVADYVSTHEPVGSKALVDRHNLGVSSATVRNDMAALEEDGLIAQPHTSAGRIPTDKGYRQFVDRISQVKPLSGAERRAVQSFLEGAVDLDDVLRRSVRLLAQLTRQVAVVQYPTLTRSTVRHLEVVQLTPARLMLVLITDSGRVDQRVVDLGDVLGETDVARLREMLGNALNGRKLSEASAAVAELPETGPDDLRMSLTQVATVLIETLVEHPEERMVLGGTANLTRSHGDFPGSLRQVLEALEEQVVVMRLLAASQDSGLVTVRIGEENEAEDLRTASVVTVGYGSGTPLGGMGVVGPTRMDYPGTISAVHAVARYVGEILTGR from the coding sequence ATGAATGCCGACGAGCGGCGGTTCGCCGTACTGCGGGCCATCGTCGCCGACTACGTCTCCACCCACGAGCCGGTGGGGTCGAAGGCGCTGGTGGACCGGCACAACCTCGGGGTCTCCAGCGCGACCGTGCGCAACGACATGGCCGCCCTCGAGGAGGACGGGCTGATCGCCCAGCCGCACACCAGCGCGGGGCGGATCCCGACCGACAAGGGGTACCGCCAGTTCGTCGACCGGATCTCCCAGGTCAAGCCACTGTCGGGGGCCGAGCGCCGGGCCGTGCAGTCGTTCCTGGAGGGGGCGGTCGATCTCGACGACGTGCTCCGGCGCAGCGTGCGGTTGCTGGCCCAGCTGACCCGGCAGGTCGCGGTCGTGCAATACCCGACGCTGACCCGCTCCACCGTGCGTCATCTCGAGGTCGTGCAGCTGACCCCGGCCCGCCTGATGCTGGTGCTGATCACCGATTCCGGGCGGGTCGACCAGCGCGTGGTCGACCTGGGCGACGTACTCGGCGAGACCGACGTGGCCCGGCTGCGGGAGATGCTCGGCAACGCGCTGAACGGGCGGAAGCTCTCCGAGGCGTCCGCCGCGGTCGCCGAGCTCCCCGAGACCGGTCCGGATGATCTGCGGATGTCGCTGACCCAGGTCGCGACCGTGTTGATCGAGACACTCGTCGAGCACCCGGAGGAACGAATGGTGCTCGGGGGGACGGCCAACCTGACCCGCAGCCACGGGGACTTCCCCGGGTCGCTGCGGCAGGTCCTGGAGGCGCTGGAGGAGCAGGTCGTCGTGATGCGGCTGCTCGCGGCGTCCCAGGACTCCGGCCTGGTCACGGTCCGGATCGGCGAGGAGAACGAGGCCGAGGACCTGCGGACGGCGTCGGTGGTCACCGTCGGGTACGGATCGGGGACGCCGCTGGGCGGGATGGGCGTCGTCGGACCGACCCGGATGGACTACCCGGGCACGATCTCGGCGGTGCATGCGGTCGCCCGGTACGTGGGTGAGATCCTGACCGGGCGGTAA
- a CDS encoding sulfite exporter TauE/SafE family protein yields MRTLIVFAIVGFAAQLVDGALGMAYGVTSTSLLLVAGINPATASASVHLAEVGTTLASGAAHWRFGNVDWRLVLKLGVPGAVGAFLGATALSALSTESAAPYMAGVLLALGVYILLRFSIRPPQVSGARRSPHGARFLSPLGVVAGFVDASGGGGWGPVATPALLGAGRTAPRTVVGSVDTSEFLVAVAASLGFLIGLGHEVLDPATIGGLLVGGVLAAPLAAWLVTKIPAPVLGTAVGGIIILTNSRVVLRTFEAGTAVTVAVYVTVVALWIAAISVAVTRLRRARAEQAEQEPVGAGT; encoded by the coding sequence GTGCGCACGCTCATCGTCTTCGCGATCGTCGGCTTCGCCGCCCAACTCGTCGACGGCGCCCTCGGGATGGCCTACGGCGTCACCTCGACCTCGCTGCTGCTGGTGGCCGGGATCAACCCGGCGACCGCCAGCGCGTCGGTGCATCTCGCCGAGGTGGGCACCACGCTCGCCTCCGGCGCCGCGCACTGGCGGTTCGGCAACGTCGACTGGCGGCTCGTCCTCAAGCTCGGTGTGCCGGGCGCGGTCGGCGCGTTCCTCGGCGCGACCGCACTGTCGGCGCTGTCCACCGAGAGCGCCGCGCCCTACATGGCCGGGGTGCTGCTGGCCCTGGGTGTCTACATCCTGCTGCGCTTCTCGATCCGGCCCCCGCAGGTCTCCGGCGCACGCCGGTCCCCGCACGGGGCTCGCTTCCTCTCCCCGCTCGGCGTGGTCGCCGGCTTCGTCGACGCCTCCGGAGGCGGCGGCTGGGGCCCGGTCGCGACACCGGCGCTGCTGGGCGCGGGCCGGACCGCGCCGCGCACCGTCGTCGGGTCCGTCGACACCTCGGAGTTCCTGGTCGCCGTCGCCGCCAGCCTCGGCTTCCTGATCGGGTTGGGGCACGAGGTGCTCGATCCCGCGACCATCGGCGGGCTGCTGGTCGGCGGCGTCCTCGCCGCTCCGCTGGCCGCCTGGTTGGTGACCAAGATTCCCGCGCCGGTGCTGGGCACCGCGGTCGGCGGAATCATCATCCTGACCAATTCCCGGGTCGTGCTGCGCACGTTCGAGGCGGGGACCGCCGTCACGGTCGCCGTGTACGTGACGGTCGTGGCCCTGTGGA
- a CDS encoding phosphoadenylyl-sulfate reductase: protein MSVALETDLRATAERGAAQLGPDATAEQLLGWAAETFGDRLIVASNMQDAVLVDLAYRAKRDVEILFLETGYHFAETIGTRDAVDSVYPELTIVDATAEQSVAEQDAEFGKDLFAREPDRCCALRKVAPLQRTLSGYDAWVTGVRRVEAPTRAATPLITYDDKFGLVKINPIAAWTDEEMDAYIATHGILVNPLVDAGYPSIGCAPCTAKPAPGSDPRSGRWSGRAKTECGLHG, encoded by the coding sequence ATGAGCGTTGCCCTGGAGACGGACCTGCGTGCGACCGCCGAGCGCGGCGCCGCGCAGCTGGGCCCGGACGCGACGGCCGAGCAGCTGCTCGGCTGGGCCGCCGAGACCTTCGGTGATCGGCTGATCGTCGCGTCCAACATGCAGGACGCGGTGCTGGTCGACCTGGCGTACCGGGCGAAGCGCGACGTCGAGATCCTGTTCCTGGAGACCGGCTACCACTTCGCCGAGACCATCGGCACCCGCGACGCCGTCGACTCGGTCTACCCGGAGCTGACGATCGTCGACGCGACCGCCGAGCAGTCCGTCGCCGAGCAGGACGCCGAGTTCGGCAAGGACCTGTTCGCCCGCGAGCCGGACCGCTGCTGCGCGCTGCGCAAGGTGGCGCCGCTGCAGCGCACCCTCTCCGGCTACGACGCCTGGGTCACCGGGGTGCGCCGGGTGGAGGCGCCGACCCGGGCGGCCACCCCACTGATCACCTACGACGACAAGTTCGGCCTCGTCAAGATCAACCCGATCGCGGCGTGGACGGACGAGGAGATGGACGCCTACATCGCCACCCACGGCATCCTGGTGAACCCGCTGGTCGACGCCGGTTACCCGAGCATCGGCTGCGCTCCGTGCACCGCGAAGCCCGCCCCGGGTTCCGATCCCCGCTCCGGCCGCTGGTCGGGCCGGGCCAAGACCGAGTGCGGCCTGCATGGCTGA
- a CDS encoding sulfate adenylyltransferase subunit 1, with translation MAGTDSAQPRDLLRFATAGSVDDGKSTLVGRLLYDTKSVLADQIEAVERASIDKGLATPDLSLLVDGLRAEREQGITIDVAYRYFGTATREFVLADTPGHVQYTRNTVTGASTAELAVLLVDARNGVVPQTRRHAAVLSLLRVPRLVLAINKIDLIDYDEAKIADIEREFTELARSLGFGDEAVQVIPLSALVGDNVAERGERTPWYEGPTLLEHLEAVPVEGPDAEAPFRLPVQYVIRPRNGAEARSADASLGDLHDYRGYAGQVASGTVRPGDEVVVLPEGHRTTVSEVRTADGPLAAAGAGLSVTVLLADDIDAPRGAMIAAAADPPEITTELDATLCWLAEKPLTPGARLLLKHGTRTTQVIVGALAARLDTEAVSYTDAPDQLEINDIGRVSLRVADPLPVDAYARVRTTGGFVLIDPPTGNTLAAGLVGDPLAAVPGTRPQG, from the coding sequence ATGGCCGGCACAGACTCGGCACAGCCGCGTGACCTCCTCCGGTTCGCGACCGCCGGCTCGGTGGACGACGGCAAGTCGACCCTGGTCGGGCGGCTGCTCTACGACACCAAGTCGGTGCTCGCCGACCAGATCGAGGCCGTCGAGCGCGCCTCGATCGACAAGGGACTCGCGACCCCGGACCTGTCGCTGCTGGTCGACGGCCTGCGGGCGGAACGCGAGCAGGGCATCACGATCGACGTCGCGTACCGCTACTTCGGCACCGCGACCCGCGAGTTCGTGCTCGCCGACACCCCGGGCCATGTGCAGTACACCCGTAACACCGTCACCGGGGCCTCCACCGCCGAGCTGGCCGTGTTGCTGGTCGACGCCCGCAACGGCGTCGTCCCGCAGACCCGGCGGCATGCGGCGGTGCTCTCGCTGCTGCGCGTCCCGCGGCTCGTCCTGGCGATCAACAAGATCGACCTGATCGACTACGACGAGGCCAAGATCGCCGACATCGAGCGCGAGTTCACCGAGCTCGCCCGCTCGCTCGGGTTCGGCGACGAGGCCGTGCAGGTGATCCCGCTGTCCGCGCTGGTCGGCGACAACGTCGCCGAACGCGGTGAACGCACGCCCTGGTACGAGGGGCCGACGCTGCTGGAGCACCTGGAGGCCGTCCCGGTGGAAGGGCCGGACGCCGAGGCACCGTTCCGGCTGCCGGTGCAGTACGTGATCCGGCCCCGCAACGGTGCCGAGGCTCGCTCCGCCGACGCTTCGCTCGGGGACCTGCACGACTACCGCGGCTATGCGGGCCAGGTCGCGTCCGGCACCGTGCGCCCCGGTGACGAGGTCGTCGTGCTGCCCGAGGGGCACCGCACGACGGTCTCCGAGGTACGCACCGCGGACGGCCCGCTGGCCGCGGCCGGTGCCGGACTGTCGGTCACGGTGCTGCTCGCCGACGACATCGACGCCCCGCGCGGCGCGATGATCGCCGCCGCGGCCGATCCCCCGGAGATCACCACCGAGCTGGACGCCACGCTGTGCTGGCTCGCCGAGAAGCCGCTGACACCCGGCGCCCGGCTGCTGCTCAAGCACGGCACCCGGACCACCCAGGTGATCGTCGGCGCGCTGGCGGCGCGCCTGGACACCGAGGCCGTCTCCTACACCGACGCCCCGGATCAGCTGGAGATCAACGACATCGGACGGGTGTCGTTGCGGGTCGCCGATCCGCTGCCGGTCGACGCCTACGCCCGGGTCCGGACGACCGGTGGTTTCGTGCTGATCGACCCGCCGACCGGCAACACGCTGGCCGCCGGCCTGGTCGGGGACCCGCTCGCCGCGGTGCCGGGCACCCGCCCGCAGGGCTGA
- the cysD gene encoding sulfate adenylyltransferase subunit CysD: MTTAVTSPKLDALDALESEAIHVFREVAGEFDRPVILFSGGKDSTLLVHLAVKAFAPAPVPFPLLHVDTGHNYPEVIEFRDRIAATLGLRLEVARVEDYLADGRLAERADGTRNPLQTQPLLDAIAEHRFDAVFGGGRRDEERARAKERIMSLRDAFGRWDPRKQRPELWNLYNGRHAPGEHVRVFPISNWTEVDVWRYIRREGIELPPIYFAHSRPVFRRDGMWLAEGPWGGPRAGETLETRTVRYRTVGDGSCTGAVESTASTLDEVIAEVTASRLTERGATRADDRLSEAAMEDRKKEGYF, encoded by the coding sequence GTGACCACCGCTGTCACGAGCCCGAAGCTGGACGCGCTGGACGCGCTCGAATCGGAGGCGATCCACGTCTTCCGCGAGGTGGCCGGGGAGTTCGACCGGCCGGTGATCCTGTTCTCCGGCGGCAAGGACTCGACCCTGCTGGTGCACCTGGCGGTGAAGGCGTTCGCCCCGGCCCCGGTGCCGTTCCCGCTGCTGCACGTCGACACCGGCCACAACTATCCCGAGGTCATCGAGTTCCGGGACCGGATCGCCGCGACGCTGGGCCTGCGACTGGAGGTGGCCAGGGTCGAGGACTACCTCGCCGACGGACGCCTGGCCGAACGGGCCGACGGCACCCGCAACCCGTTGCAGACCCAGCCGCTGCTGGACGCGATCGCCGAGCACCGCTTCGACGCCGTGTTCGGCGGGGGCCGCCGGGACGAGGAGCGGGCCAGGGCCAAGGAACGCATCATGTCGCTGCGCGACGCGTTCGGCCGCTGGGATCCGCGCAAGCAGCGGCCCGAGCTGTGGAACCTCTACAACGGCAGGCACGCTCCCGGTGAGCACGTCCGCGTGTTCCCGATCTCGAACTGGACCGAGGTCGACGTCTGGCGCTACATCCGGCGCGAGGGGATCGAGCTGCCGCCGATCTACTTCGCCCACTCCCGGCCGGTGTTCCGCCGCGACGGTATGTGGCTGGCCGAGGGCCCGTGGGGCGGCCCGCGGGCCGGCGAGACGCTGGAGACCCGCACCGTCCGCTACCGCACCGTCGGCGACGGCTCCTGCACCGGCGCGGTCGAGTCGACCGCCTCCACGCTGGACGAGGTGATCGCGGAGGTGACCGCGTCCCGGCTCACCGAGCGGGGCGCCACCCGCGCCGACGACCGGCTCTCCGAGGCCGCCATGGAGGACCGCAAGAAGGAAGGCTACTTCTGA
- a CDS encoding nitrite/sulfite reductase encodes MAPSKTAPGRARGQGQWKLGHREPLNPNERSKRDDNPLNVRSRIENIYAKRGFDSIDPADLRGRFRWWGLYTQRRPGIDGGRTAALEPEELDDSHFMMRVRLDGGAVSVAQLRALGEVSQDYGRDTADVTDRENIQYHWIRVEDVPAIWEKLEGLGMQTTEACGDCPRVVLGSPVAGVAAEEVLDPTPAIDEIVRRFIGDRELSNLPRKFKSAISWQQDVAHEVNDIAFVGVEHPEHGPGFDLWVGGGLSTNPKIAQRLGVWVPLDEVPDVWHGVVQVFRDYGYRRLRHRARIKFLIADWGAEKFRQILQDEYLGRPLLDGPAPAIPERPIDHVGVYKQKDGRNYVGVAPPSGRVSGTTLVAVAEAAERAGSDRIRFTPYQKIVVLDVADEKLDGLIEDLNRLGLPARPSTWRRSTMACTGIEFCKLAIVETKERAIRLVEELEKRLADVVPDVPISLHLNGCPNACARTQVADIGLKGQIVTDAGGNQVEGFQVHLGGGLGLDAGFGRKLRGLKVTSAELGDYIERVVRNFAAQRAGDERFAQWVLRADENDLK; translated from the coding sequence ATGGCGCCCTCGAAGACTGCTCCCGGCCGCGCGCGCGGCCAGGGCCAGTGGAAGCTCGGCCACCGCGAACCGCTCAACCCCAACGAGCGCAGCAAGCGCGACGACAACCCGCTCAACGTCCGCTCCCGGATCGAGAACATCTACGCCAAGCGCGGTTTCGACTCTATCGACCCCGCTGACCTGCGCGGACGTTTCCGCTGGTGGGGCCTCTACACCCAGCGGCGCCCCGGGATCGACGGCGGGCGGACCGCTGCGCTGGAGCCCGAGGAGCTCGACGACTCGCACTTCATGATGCGGGTGCGGCTCGACGGCGGTGCGGTGTCGGTGGCCCAGTTGCGCGCCCTCGGTGAGGTGTCCCAGGACTACGGCCGGGACACCGCCGACGTCACCGACCGGGAGAACATCCAGTACCACTGGATCCGGGTCGAGGACGTTCCCGCGATCTGGGAGAAGCTCGAGGGTCTGGGCATGCAGACCACCGAGGCCTGCGGTGACTGCCCGCGGGTGGTGCTCGGCTCGCCGGTGGCCGGTGTGGCCGCCGAGGAGGTGCTCGACCCGACCCCGGCGATCGACGAGATCGTCCGCCGGTTCATCGGCGATCGGGAGCTCTCGAACCTGCCGCGCAAGTTCAAGTCCGCGATCTCCTGGCAGCAGGACGTCGCGCACGAGGTCAACGACATCGCCTTCGTCGGTGTCGAGCACCCCGAGCACGGCCCCGGTTTCGACCTGTGGGTCGGCGGCGGGCTCTCGACCAACCCGAAGATCGCCCAGCGGCTCGGGGTGTGGGTGCCGCTCGACGAGGTGCCCGACGTGTGGCACGGCGTCGTGCAGGTGTTCCGGGACTACGGCTACCGCAGGCTGCGGCACCGCGCCCGGATCAAGTTCCTGATCGCGGACTGGGGCGCGGAGAAGTTCCGGCAGATCCTGCAGGACGAGTACCTGGGCCGCCCACTGCTCGACGGACCAGCGCCGGCGATCCCGGAGCGCCCGATCGATCACGTCGGTGTGTACAAGCAGAAGGACGGCCGCAACTACGTCGGCGTCGCACCGCCGTCGGGGCGGGTGTCCGGCACGACGCTGGTCGCCGTCGCCGAGGCCGCCGAGCGGGCCGGCTCGGACCGGATCCGGTTCACCCCGTACCAGAAGATCGTCGTGCTGGACGTGGCCGACGAGAAGCTGGACGGGCTGATCGAGGACCTCAACCGGCTGGGGCTGCCCGCGCGACCCTCGACCTGGCGCCGGTCGACGATGGCCTGCACCGGCATCGAGTTCTGCAAGCTGGCGATCGTCGAGACCAAGGAACGGGCGATCCGGCTGGTCGAGGAGCTGGAGAAGCGCCTCGCCGACGTCGTCCCGGACGTGCCGATCTCGTTGCACCTCAACGGTTGCCCGAACGCCTGTGCGCGCACCCAGGTCGCCGACATCGGGTTGAAGGGCCAGATCGTCACCGACGCGGGAGGCAACCAGGTCGAGGGCTTCCAGGTGCATCTCGGCGGCGGGCTGGGCCTGGATGCCGGGTTCGGCCGGAAGCTGCGCGGGCTCAAGGTCACCAGCGCCGAGCTGGGCGACTACATCGAGCGCGTCGTCCGGAACTTCGCCGCGCAGCGCGCGGGCGACGAGCGGTTCGCGCAGTGGGTGCTGCGGGCCGACGAGAACGACCTGAAGTAG
- a CDS encoding Insertion element protein, whose product MSERAAPFYCPYCGEEDLRPAERSEKVPGAAWWCAGCLRTFVVRFVGIGVPETSGAES is encoded by the coding sequence ATGAGTGAGCGAGCTGCCCCGTTCTACTGCCCGTACTGCGGAGAGGAGGACCTCCGGCCCGCCGAGCGGTCCGAGAAGGTCCCCGGAGCCGCCTGGTGGTGCGCCGGATGCCTGCGCACGTTCGTCGTGCGTTTCGTCGGCATCGGCGTGCCCGAGACCTCAGGAGCGGAGTCATGA